One Salmo salar chromosome ssa01, Ssal_v3.1, whole genome shotgun sequence DNA window includes the following coding sequences:
- the LOC106563502 gene encoding sulfate transporter-like: MEEAKVTEVPHLERRIRQRKEPMTALKTKLSRSLSCSVPRVKNTLTGFFPVVLWLPNYKLKEYIWGDLMSGLIIGIILVPQAIAYCLLAGVDPIYGLYTSFFANIIYFFMGTSRHVSVGIFSLMSLMVGQVVDREVYMAGFELDDTKAATVDGFLNVTGDSDSSAVNLTIGAFGMECGKECYAISIAAALTFLAGIYQVLMAVFRLGFVSVYLSAPMLDGFATGASFTILTVQAKYLLGLKIPRHQGYGTVVVTWINIFSNIQNTNYCDLITSVICISVLVLGKELQDRYKDRLKIPLPTELVVVAGATLVSHFVDFHGRYDSSVSGAIPTGFIPPKVPSFGLMPRVAFDAIPLAVISFAFTVSLSEMFAKKNGYTVRPNQEMLAIGFCNIIPSFFHCFTTSAALAKTMVKDSTGCQTQVSSIVSAFVVLLVLLFFAPFFYSLQKCVLACIIIVSLRGALRKFRDVPSKWRVSKMDAIVWMVTMSASALISVEMGLVIGVVFSILCIIVQTQKPKVSLLGQVHDTVYYEDLEEYENLMSLPKVRIFRFQAPLYYANKDFFLKSLYKAVGVEPFLEMTRRMEAEKKSKKMAAKEVGRDDKTNGEVNVGLVSRELDFHTIILDCSAMPFVDSTGMQTFKGIIKDYKEVGVTVLLASCNTTVIDSLRQGSFFGKADKDMERLSFYTVHAAVQFANDRETSTFIGDSLV, encoded by the exons ATGGAGGAAGCCAAGGTCACAGAAGTTCCCCACCTGGAGCGGAGGATCCGGCAGCGGAAAGAGCCCATGACCGCTCTGAAGACCAAGCTAAGCCGTAGCCTGTCCTGCTCTGTGCCCAGGGTCAAGAACACCTTGACTGGGTTCTTCCCTGTGGTGCTCTGGCTTCCCAACTACAAGCTGAAAGAGTATATTTGGGGTGATCTCATGTCAGGCCTCATCATAGGCATCATCCTGGTCCCTCAGGCCATCGCCTACTGCCTGCTGGCTGGAGTGGACCCTATCTATGGCCTCTACACCTCCTTCTTCGCCAACATCATCTACTTCTTCATGGGGACCTCCAGGCACGTGTCTGTGGGCATCTTCAGTCTTATGAGCCTCATGGTGGGCCAGGTTGTGGACAGAGAGGTGTATATGGCAGGGTTTGAGCTGGATGACACCAAAGCAGCCACCGTAGATGGATTCTTAAATGTAACAGGAGACTCAGACAGCTCAGCCGTCAACCTGACAATAGGGGCCTTCGGCATGGAGTGTGGGAAAGAATGTTATGCCATCAGCATCGCAGCAGCCTTGACGTTTTTGGCTGGGATTTACCAG GTATTGATGGCTGTGTTCAGACTGGGCTtcgtctctgtctacctctctgctcCCATGCTGGACGGCTTCGCCACAGGCGCATCGTTCACCATCCTCACCGTCCAAGCCAAGTACCTACTGGGGCTCAAGATCCCTCGCCACCAGGGCTACGGCACTGTGGTGGTCACCTGGATCAATATCTTCAGTAACATCCAGAACACCAATTACTGTGACCTCATCACCAGCGTCATCTGCATCTCCGTCCTGGTGTTGGGGAAGGAGCTCCAAGATCGCTACAAGGATCGTCTGAAGATCCCTCTTCCCACAGAGCTGGTAGTAGTGGCGGGCGCTACACTGGTGTCCCACTTTGTAGACTTCCACGGACGGTACGACTCCAGTGTCTCTGGTGCTATCCCCACAGGCTTCATCCCCCCTAAGGTGCCCAGTTTTGGTCTGATGCCCCGGGTGGCCTTCGATGCCATCCCACTGGCTGTAATCAGCTTTGCCTTCACGGTTTCCCTCTCTGAGATGTTTGCTAAGAAGAACGGCTACACCGTCCGGCCCAACCAGGAGATGTTGGCCATTGGTTTCTGTAACATTATCCCTTCCTTCTTCCACTGTTTCACCACTAGCGCTGCCCTGGCTAAGACCATGGTGAAAGACTCCACGGGCTGCCAGACTCAGGTCTCCAGCATTGTAAGTGCCTTTGTCGTTCTCCTGGTCCTGCTCTTCTTCGCCCCTTTCTTTTACTCCCTCCAGAAGTGTGTCCTGGCCTGTATCATCATCGTCAGTCTGAGGGGAGCTCTCCGTAAGTTCAGAGACGTGCCCAGTAAGTGGCGCGTCAGTAAGATGGACGCTATCGTCTGGATGGTGACTATGAGTGCCTCAGCTCTGATCAGTGTGGAGATGGGGCTGGTGATTGGGGTAGTTTTCTCTATCCTCTGTATCATCGTCCAGACCCAGAAGCCCAAGGTTTCTCTGCTAGGACAGGTCCATGACACTGTCTACTATGAGGATTTGGAGGAGTATGAAAACCTCATGTCCCTCCCTAAAGTGAGGATCTTCCGCTTCCAGGCCCCGCTCTACTATGCAAACAAGGACTTCTTCCTGAAGTCGCTGTACAAGGCCGTGGGTGTGGAACCCTTCCTGGAGATGACCAGGAGGATGGAAGCAGAGAAAAAATCGAAAAAAATGGCAGCGAAGGAAGTCGGGAGAGACGACAAGACTAATGGAGAGGTGAATGTAGGGCTGGTGTCCAGAGAACTTGACTTCCACACTATCATCTTAGACTGCTCTGCCATGCCCTTCGTAGACTCCACAGGGATGCAAACCTTCAAAGGGATCATTAAAGACTATAAGGAGGTGGGTGTCACAGTGCTGCTAGCAAGCTGTAATACAACGGTCATAGATTCTCTCAGACAAGGCTCTTTCTTTGGGAAGGCTGACAAAGACATGGAACGCTTGTCATTCTATACTGTACACGCTGCAGTTCAATTTGCCAATGACAGGGAAACATCTACATTTATTGGTGACTCATTGGTGTAG